In Bacteroides coprosuis DSM 18011, the following are encoded in one genomic region:
- a CDS encoding Capsule synthesis protein, CapA (COGs: COG2843 Putative protein of poly-gamma-glutamate biosynthesis (capsule formation)~InterPro IPR019079~KEGG: bth:BT_1608 capsule biosynthesis protein CapA~PFAM: Capsule synthesis protein, CapA~SMART: Capsule synthesis protein, CapA~SPTR: Capsule biosynthesis protein CapA;~IMG reference gene:2504107994~PFAM: Bacterial capsule synthesis protein PGA_cap), which translates to MRKASLYLSLFFIFFSSCQLKKQNNPTSTVIPADSIITHINDTITLLFVGDVMQHKAQLEAAQTKKGFDYSSYYQYVKKEIQSSDISTCNLETPIGAPPYAGYPMFSAPSEFAQEIKSTGFNLILTANNHCVDRHAKGLRRTIEVLDSLDLKHLGTYINKDEQEKNHPYYISIKNKKIAFLNYTYGTNGIGIPNPFAVNLIDTIQIKQDLEKAKINQSNAIIVCIHWGEEYITSPNKQQKKLANWMIKNGADHIIGAHPHVIQPIKIYKDSVNQKQHIVAYSLGNFISNMSQIDTDGGMILKLKLFGNQKQMDSEVSYSLVWTGRPSITGEKNYILFPISHEKDSLNSFSYNKLSIFKQRAQKVMQANSPQVKYYDF; encoded by the coding sequence ATGCGAAAAGCATCTCTATACCTTAGCTTATTCTTTATCTTCTTTTCAAGTTGCCAGCTTAAAAAGCAGAATAACCCAACTTCAACCGTAATACCTGCTGATTCAATAATAACGCATATCAATGATACAATTACTTTATTGTTTGTAGGCGATGTTATGCAACATAAAGCCCAATTAGAAGCTGCTCAGACTAAAAAAGGATTTGATTATTCTTCATATTACCAATATGTCAAGAAAGAAATTCAATCATCAGATATTTCAACATGTAATTTAGAAACACCGATAGGTGCTCCACCATACGCAGGGTATCCGATGTTCTCTGCACCATCAGAGTTCGCCCAAGAAATAAAAAGCACAGGCTTTAATCTAATTCTAACCGCCAACAATCATTGTGTCGATAGACACGCCAAAGGACTAAGACGCACTATTGAGGTTCTTGATAGTTTGGATTTAAAACATTTAGGTACTTATATAAATAAAGACGAGCAAGAAAAAAATCATCCCTACTACATTTCTATCAAAAATAAGAAAATAGCTTTTCTTAACTATACTTATGGAACAAATGGCATTGGCATACCTAATCCTTTTGCAGTTAATTTAATTGACACTATTCAGATTAAGCAAGATCTAGAAAAGGCTAAGATTAATCAATCAAATGCCATTATTGTATGCATCCATTGGGGAGAAGAATATATAACCTCGCCCAACAAACAACAAAAGAAGTTAGCTAATTGGATGATAAAAAATGGAGCAGATCATATTATTGGTGCACATCCCCATGTCATCCAACCTATCAAAATATATAAAGATAGCGTCAATCAAAAACAGCACATAGTAGCATACTCCTTGGGTAATTTCATTTCTAATATGTCACAAATAGACACTGATGGTGGAATGATTTTAAAACTAAAATTATTCGGAAATCAAAAACAAATGGATAGCGAAGTATCTTATTCATTGGTATGGACAGGCAGACCTTCTATTACTGGAGAAAAAAACTATATTCTTTTTCCTATTTCTCACGAAAAAGATTCTTTGAACTCATTTAGCTATAACAAACTGAGTATCTTCAAACAAAGGGCTCAGAAGGTGATGCAAGCGAATAGTCCTCAAGTAAAATATTACGATTTTTAG
- a CDS encoding transcription termination factor Rho (COGs: COG1158 Transcription termination factor~InterProIPR004665:IPR011112:IPR011113:IPR000194:IPR 011129:IPR003593~KEGG: bfs:BF3052 transcription termination factor Rho~PFAM: ATPase, alpha/beta subunit, nucleotide-binding domain; Rho termination factor, RNA-binding; Rho termination factor, N-terminal~SMART: Cold shock protein; Rho termination factor, N-terminal; ATPase, AAA+ type, core~SPTR: Transcription termination factor Rho;~TIGRFAM: Transcription termination factor Rho~IMG reference gene:2504107990~PFAM: Rho termination factor, N-terminal domain; ATP synthase alpha/beta family, nucleotide-binding domain; Rho termination factor, RNA-binding domain~TIGRFAM: transcription termination factor Rho) — protein sequence MYNIIQLNDKNLSELKEIAKELGIKRTDSFKKEELVYRILDEQAIAGASKKVEAEKQKDDRNDDKKKRTRITVKKENKDKVISANKNGETSRPEGEDSTVNKPTSTPKEKNTATAEKKAEVKKGAEAPKKETEAPKKRKPGRPRKTAAEKAKEAEAKAKKAAPASANKDKVETKETTPSKKQEEKKEVKEVKPVTAPEKKEVKKIEPASKKEEKKEEKVETKKTEVDPNEDFIPIEDIARKPASKMETIISTPEITPPATNQKNTPKQKSNPSDNKQRQSNKDNRNDKRNDNRNDNRNDNRNDNRNDNKPYEFDDILKGSGVLETMQDGYGFLRSSDYNYLSSPDDIYVSQSQIKLFGLRTGDVVEGVIRPPKEGEKYFPLVKVEMINGREPAFVRDRISFDHLTPLFPDEKFQLCKGDSSDSMSARVVDLFSPIGKGQRALIVAQPKTGKTILLKNIANAIAANHPEAYMIMLLIDERPEEVTDMARSVNAEVIASTFDEPADRHVKIAGIVLEKAKRMVECGHDVIIFLDSITRLARAYNTVAPASGKVLSGGVDANALHKPKRFFGAARNIENGGSLTIIATALIDTGSKMDEVIFEEFKGTGNMELQLDRNLSNKRIYPAVNIVASSTRREDLLQDKTTLDRMWILRKYLSDMNPLEAIEFVKKQMENTRSNEEFLMSMNS from the coding sequence ATGTATAATATAATCCAATTGAACGACAAAAACTTGTCAGAACTCAAAGAAATAGCTAAAGAACTTGGAATTAAAAGAACTGATTCTTTCAAAAAAGAAGAGTTGGTTTATAGAATTCTTGACGAACAAGCAATTGCTGGTGCTTCAAAAAAAGTAGAGGCCGAAAAGCAAAAAGATGATCGTAACGACGACAAAAAGAAACGTACAAGAATCACTGTAAAAAAAGAGAATAAAGACAAGGTTATTTCTGCCAACAAAAACGGTGAAACTTCTAGACCAGAAGGAGAAGATTCTACTGTAAACAAACCTACATCTACTCCAAAAGAAAAAAACACAGCTACTGCCGAAAAGAAAGCAGAAGTTAAGAAAGGTGCTGAAGCCCCTAAAAAGGAAACTGAAGCTCCTAAAAAACGTAAGCCTGGGCGCCCTCGTAAAACTGCAGCAGAAAAAGCTAAAGAAGCCGAAGCAAAAGCAAAAAAAGCAGCACCTGCAAGTGCAAATAAAGATAAAGTAGAAACAAAAGAAACTACTCCATCTAAGAAGCAAGAAGAAAAGAAAGAGGTTAAAGAGGTAAAACCTGTAACTGCTCCCGAAAAGAAAGAGGTTAAAAAGATAGAACCAGCTTCTAAAAAAGAAGAAAAGAAAGAGGAAAAAGTAGAAACAAAGAAAACAGAGGTAGATCCTAATGAAGACTTTATTCCTATCGAAGATATTGCTAGAAAACCAGCCTCAAAAATGGAAACAATTATTTCAACTCCTGAAATAACACCTCCTGCTACAAATCAAAAAAATACTCCTAAGCAAAAGTCTAATCCTTCAGATAATAAGCAACGTCAATCCAATAAAGATAATCGTAACGATAAAAGAAACGATAATAGGAATGACAATAGAAACGACAACCGTAATGATAATCGCAATGATAATAAACCATACGAGTTTGACGATATTTTAAAGGGTTCTGGAGTGTTAGAAACCATGCAGGATGGATATGGGTTCCTTCGTTCATCAGATTACAACTACCTATCCTCACCTGATGATATTTATGTATCGCAGTCGCAGATCAAACTATTTGGACTACGCACAGGAGATGTGGTTGAAGGAGTTATTCGTCCACCCAAAGAAGGTGAAAAATATTTTCCACTTGTGAAAGTAGAGATGATTAATGGAAGAGAACCAGCTTTTGTACGCGATCGTATCAGCTTTGATCATCTGACTCCATTATTCCCTGATGAAAAATTCCAACTTTGCAAAGGAGACTCTTCAGATTCAATGTCTGCTCGTGTAGTAGACTTATTCTCTCCTATCGGAAAAGGACAACGTGCCTTAATTGTGGCACAACCTAAGACTGGTAAAACCATTTTACTTAAAAATATAGCTAATGCTATAGCTGCAAATCATCCCGAAGCTTATATGATTATGCTTCTTATTGACGAACGTCCAGAAGAGGTAACAGATATGGCTCGAAGTGTAAATGCAGAAGTTATTGCTTCTACTTTTGATGAACCAGCAGACCGCCATGTTAAAATTGCAGGTATCGTTTTAGAAAAAGCAAAACGCATGGTAGAATGTGGTCACGATGTAATAATCTTCTTAGACTCAATTACAAGACTAGCTAGAGCATACAACACTGTAGCTCCTGCTTCAGGAAAAGTATTATCTGGAGGTGTAGATGCCAATGCGCTACACAAACCTAAACGCTTCTTTGGTGCAGCTCGTAATATTGAAAATGGAGGTTCTTTAACTATTATAGCAACAGCTCTTATTGATACAGGTTCAAAAATGGATGAAGTCATTTTTGAAGAATTTAAAGGTACTGGTAATATGGAACTTCAATTAGATAGAAATTTATCTAACAAACGTATTTATCCAGCCGTTAATATTGTTGCTTCAAGTACTCGTAGAGAAGATCTTCTTCAAGACAAAACAACTCTTGATCGTATGTGGATTTTACGTAAGTATTTATCGGATATGAATCCTCTTGAAGCAATAGAATTTGTTAAAAAGCAAATGGAAAACACTAGAAGTAATGAAGAGTTTTTAATGAGCATGAATAGCTAA
- a CDS encoding tRNA(Ile)-lysidine synthase (COGs: COG0037 ATPase of the PP-loop superfamily protein implicated in cell cycle control~HAMAP: Lysidine-tRNA(Ile) synthetase~InterPro IPR012795:IPR012796:IPR011063:IPR012094~KEGG: bth:BT_1593 putative cell-cycle protein~PFAM: tRNA(Ile)-lysidine/2-thiocytidine synthase~SMART: Lysidine-tRNA(Ile) synthetase, C-terminal~SPTR: tRNA(Ile)-lysidine synthase;~TIGRFAM: Lysidine-tRNA(Ile) synthetase, N-terminal; Lysidine-tRNA(Ile) synthetase, C-terminal~IMG reference gene:2504107989~PFAM: PP-loop family~TIGRFAM: tRNA(Ile)-lysidine synthetase, C-terminal domain; tRNA(Ile)-lysidine synthetase, N-terminal domain), with amino-acid sequence MIEEIVTKYIKDKNLFTKADKIIVGLSGGADSVALLILLKDLGYSCIAAHCNFHLRGEEADRDEDFVVQLCKKLDIKLRSTHFDTYKYAADHKLSIEMAARELRYNWFERLCKEENATKVAIAHHRDDNVETLLLNLIRGAGLKGLTGIQPKNGNIVRPLLTISRKEIVFFLQSRQQDFVTDSTNLEDEFARNKVRLNIIPTMEQINSACLNNIQNTIEYLNQVQLIYTQSISNSINRVKSENIIDGGKLLKEVSPETILYEICYPLGFNSKQIQDIFESISSNESKEFHSEQYYLIKNRDRIIIYSKETDHKECIKPQLQYTIKVIDKDFKIPRTKEYAVFDADLINIESLSIRKWEQGDSFIPFGMTGRKNLSDFFTDNKFTLEEKENQWLLIHNQDIIWIIGQRTDNRYRVTKESKRALIISQKAKKG; translated from the coding sequence ATGATAGAAGAGATTGTAACAAAGTATATTAAGGATAAAAACCTATTTACTAAAGCAGATAAGATCATCGTAGGACTAAGTGGCGGAGCTGATTCTGTAGCACTATTAATCTTACTCAAAGACTTGGGTTACTCGTGTATTGCAGCACATTGTAATTTTCACCTCAGAGGAGAAGAAGCAGATCGAGATGAAGACTTTGTAGTGCAACTTTGCAAAAAGCTAGATATAAAACTTCGTTCAACTCATTTTGACACGTATAAATATGCTGCCGATCATAAACTTTCTATCGAAATGGCTGCTAGAGAGCTTAGATATAATTGGTTTGAGAGATTATGCAAGGAAGAGAATGCAACAAAAGTGGCTATAGCTCATCATAGGGATGATAATGTTGAAACTCTTTTATTAAACCTCATCCGTGGGGCTGGACTAAAAGGACTGACAGGGATTCAACCTAAAAATGGTAATATTGTTCGTCCATTACTCACGATATCGAGAAAAGAAATAGTGTTTTTTTTACAAAGCAGACAGCAAGATTTCGTAACAGATAGTACAAATTTAGAAGATGAATTCGCAAGAAATAAAGTGCGACTAAATATTATTCCTACAATGGAGCAAATAAACTCCGCCTGCCTCAATAATATTCAAAACACAATTGAATATTTAAACCAGGTTCAATTAATCTATACTCAATCTATCTCAAACTCTATCAACCGTGTTAAATCCGAAAACATTATAGATGGTGGGAAATTACTAAAGGAAGTCTCTCCTGAAACGATCTTATATGAAATCTGCTATCCACTCGGTTTTAACAGCAAACAAATTCAAGATATTTTTGAATCTATCTCAAGCAATGAAAGTAAAGAGTTCCATAGTGAACAATATTATCTAATCAAAAACAGAGATCGAATAATAATTTATTCTAAAGAAACAGACCATAAAGAATGTATTAAGCCTCAACTTCAATATACTATAAAAGTAATAGATAAAGATTTCAAGATACCAAGAACTAAAGAGTATGCTGTTTTTGATGCCGATCTTATCAATATAGAGTCTCTAAGTATAAGGAAATGGGAACAAGGAGACTCATTTATTCCTTTTGGGATGACAGGGCGAAAAAACCTCAGCGATTTCTTTACAGACAATAAATTCACACTTGAAGAAAAGGAGAACCAATGGCTATTAATCCACAATCAGGATATTATTTGGATCATTGGTCAAAGAACTGATAACCGATATCGAGTAACAAAAGAGAGTAAAAGAGCATTAATCATAAGCCAGAAAGCTAAAAAAGGTTAA
- a CDS encoding signal recognition particle protein (COGs: COG0541 Signal recognition particle GTPase~InterProIPR004780:IPR013822:IPR000897:IPR004125:IPR 003593~KEGG: bvu:BVU_2214 putative signal recognition protein~PFAM: Signal recognition particle, SRP54 subunit, GTPase; Signal recognition particle, SRP54 subunit, helical bundle; Signal recognition particle, SRP54 subunit, M-domain~SMART: Signal recognition particle, SRP54 subunit, GTPase; Signal recognition particle, SRP54 subunit, helical bundle; ATPase, AAA+ type, core~SPTR: Putative uncharacterized protein;~TIGRFAM: Signal recognition particle, SRP~IMG reference gene:2504107992~PFAM: SRP54-type protein, GTPase domain; SRP54-type protein, helical bundle domain; Signal peptide binding domain~TIGRFAM: signal recognition particle protein), translating into MFDNLSERLERSFKLLKGEGTITEINVAETLKDVRRALLDADVNYKVAKKFTDTVKEKALGQDVLTAVKPSQLMVKIVHDELTQLMGGETADFDVQGKPAVILMSGLQGSGKTTFSGKLAKLLKTKKHKSPLLVACDVYRPAAIDQLKVLGEQINVPVYAEPDSKDPVKIAQNAIQEAKAKGNDIVIIDTAGRLAIDEQMMNEIESIKKAINPNEVLFVVDSMTGQDAVNTAKEFNERLNFDGVVLTKLDGDTRGGAALSIRTVVNKPIKFVGTGEKLEAIDQFHPSRMADRILGMGDIVSLVERAQEQYDEDEAKKLQKKIQKNQFDFNDFLSQIHQIKKMGNLKELAAMIPGVGKAIKDIDIDDNAFKSIEAIIFSMTPAERTDPALINGTRRKRIADGSGTTIQEVNRLLKQFDQTRKMMKMVTGGPSKFARFMPKMK; encoded by the coding sequence ATGTTCGATAATTTAAGTGAAAGACTAGAAAGGTCGTTCAAATTGCTTAAAGGTGAAGGAACCATCACCGAAATTAATGTTGCAGAAACATTAAAGGATGTACGTAGAGCATTATTAGACGCCGACGTAAACTACAAAGTCGCTAAGAAATTTACAGATACTGTTAAAGAAAAAGCTTTAGGACAAGATGTTCTAACAGCAGTTAAACCAAGCCAATTAATGGTTAAAATCGTCCATGACGAGTTAACTCAATTAATGGGTGGAGAAACAGCAGACTTTGATGTTCAAGGTAAACCAGCTGTTATATTAATGTCTGGACTACAAGGTTCTGGTAAAACCACTTTTTCTGGTAAACTTGCTAAGTTATTAAAAACTAAAAAGCATAAATCTCCTCTTCTTGTAGCTTGTGACGTTTATCGTCCTGCTGCAATAGATCAGTTAAAAGTTTTGGGAGAACAAATTAATGTTCCTGTTTATGCAGAACCAGATAGTAAAGATCCTGTAAAGATTGCTCAAAATGCAATACAAGAGGCTAAAGCCAAAGGCAACGATATTGTAATCATTGATACCGCGGGTCGTCTTGCTATTGACGAACAAATGATGAACGAAATTGAATCAATTAAAAAGGCCATTAATCCAAATGAGGTTCTTTTTGTTGTTGACTCAATGACTGGTCAAGACGCAGTAAATACAGCAAAAGAGTTTAATGAAAGATTAAACTTTGATGGAGTTGTCTTAACTAAACTTGATGGTGACACACGTGGTGGTGCTGCTTTATCGATTCGTACTGTAGTAAACAAACCAATTAAGTTTGTAGGGACAGGAGAAAAGCTAGAGGCAATTGATCAATTCCACCCTTCTCGTATGGCTGATAGAATCTTAGGAATGGGTGACATTGTTTCACTTGTTGAAAGAGCTCAAGAACAATACGACGAAGATGAAGCAAAAAAACTTCAAAAGAAGATTCAAAAGAATCAATTCGACTTTAACGACTTCCTATCTCAAATACATCAAATTAAAAAGATGGGGAATCTTAAAGAGCTTGCTGCTATGATCCCAGGTGTAGGAAAAGCGATTAAGGACATTGATATTGATGATAATGCATTCAAAAGTATTGAGGCCATTATATTCTCTATGACACCTGCAGAAAGAACAGACCCAGCTCTTATCAACGGCACACGCCGTAAAAGGATTGCTGATGGTAGTGGTACCACTATTCAAGAAGTGAACAGACTACTTAAACAATTTGACCAAACTCGTAAAATGATGAAAATGGTTACTGGTGGTCCTAGTAAGTTTGCTCGCTTTATGCCTAAAATGAAATAA
- a CDS encoding MATE efflux family protein (COGs: COG0534 Na+-driven multidrug efflux pump~InterPro IPR002528~KEGG: bfs:BF3055 putative antiporter membrane protein~PFAM: Multi antimicrobial extrusion protein~SPTR: Multidrug efflux transporter, transmembrane MatE family;~TIGRFAM: Multi antimicrobial extrusion protein~IMG reference gene:2504107991~PFAM: MatE~TIGRFAM: putative efflux protein, MATE family), which produces MLYTNRDIWKVSYPILLSLFAQNIINVTDTAFLGRVSEVAIGASAMGGLFYICIFTIAFGFSTGSQIVIARRNGEGRFFEVGPVMIQGIIFLLGMALLLFGLTKAFGGDIMHILVKSPDVYSATMEFLDWRIYGFFFSFINVMFRAFYVGITRTKVMTLNAIFMALTNVLLDYGLIFGNFGLPALGIKGAAIASVLAEATSILFFIIYTYATVNFKKYGLTNLRHSFNPKLLGRILEISSFTMLQYFLSMSTWFVFFVAVERLGEHQLAIANIVRSIYVVLLIPVNALSTTANSLVSNLIGAGGIKDVPRLVWKIARVSFLIMAVLTTLAFLFPKAILSIYTDSTSIIDGSVHSIYVIIIAMLIGSVANIIFSAISGTGNTRSALWLEIITITVYTLYIGTVGLGFKAPVEICFTTEIVYYGMIFIVSYLYFKKGNWQNKKI; this is translated from the coding sequence ATGTTATACACTAATCGAGACATTTGGAAGGTCAGTTATCCAATCCTACTAAGCCTTTTTGCACAGAATATTATAAATGTTACAGACACAGCTTTTCTAGGAAGAGTTAGTGAGGTAGCTATTGGTGCTTCAGCAATGGGGGGTCTATTTTATATCTGCATATTTACCATTGCTTTCGGTTTTAGCACTGGATCTCAGATAGTAATAGCCAGAAGAAACGGAGAAGGTAGATTCTTCGAAGTAGGTCCGGTGATGATTCAAGGTATTATATTCCTTTTAGGAATGGCATTACTACTGTTTGGACTAACCAAAGCTTTTGGTGGTGACATCATGCATATACTGGTAAAATCCCCAGATGTCTATAGTGCTACTATGGAATTTTTGGATTGGCGTATTTATGGATTCTTCTTTTCCTTTATAAATGTCATGTTCAGAGCTTTCTATGTAGGCATAACAAGAACAAAAGTAATGACTTTGAATGCTATATTTATGGCCCTTACTAATGTTTTACTAGACTATGGATTGATCTTTGGCAATTTCGGATTGCCTGCATTGGGTATTAAAGGCGCAGCTATAGCATCTGTTTTGGCAGAAGCAACTTCAATTTTATTCTTTATCATTTATACCTATGCTACAGTTAATTTCAAAAAATATGGTCTTACCAATTTACGCCATTCTTTTAACCCCAAGCTCTTAGGCAGAATTCTAGAAATCTCATCATTTACAATGTTACAATACTTCTTGTCTATGTCTACTTGGTTTGTCTTCTTCGTAGCTGTAGAGAGATTAGGAGAACACCAACTAGCCATAGCAAATATTGTAAGGAGTATTTATGTAGTACTATTAATACCCGTCAATGCCCTATCTACCACAGCCAATAGTTTGGTGAGTAATCTAATTGGAGCAGGAGGTATAAAAGATGTGCCAAGACTAGTATGGAAAATAGCCAGGGTCTCATTTCTGATAATGGCTGTACTCACGACATTAGCCTTTTTGTTCCCAAAAGCCATATTATCTATCTACACAGATAGTACATCTATTATAGATGGTTCTGTACATTCCATTTATGTGATAATAATAGCTATGCTTATTGGGTCTGTTGCCAACATTATATTTAGTGCCATTTCTGGAACAGGGAATACTCGTTCTGCATTATGGCTAGAAATAATAACGATCACTGTATATACACTATACATTGGTACTGTAGGACTTGGATTTAAAGCTCCTGTAGAAATTTGCTTCACAACAGAAATCGTATATTACGGAATGATATTTATTGTAAGTTACCTTTATTTCAAAAAAGGAAATTGGCAAAACAAAAAGATATAA
- a CDS encoding Bifunctional protein FolD (COGs: COG0190 5 10-methylene-tetrahydrofolate dehydrogenase/Methenyl tetrahydrofolate cyclohydrolase~HAMAP: Tetrahydrofolate dehydrogenase/cyclohydrolase~InterPro IPR020630:IPR020631:IPR000672~KEGG: bth:BT_1607 bifunctional 5,10-methylene-tetrahydrofolate dehydrogenase/5,10-methylene-tetrahydrofolate cyclohydrolase~PFAM: Tetrahydrofolate dehydrogenase/cyclohydrolase, NAD(P)-binding domain; Tetrahydrofolate dehydrogenase/cyclohydrolase, catalytic domain~PRIAM: Methenyltetrahydrofolate cyclohydrolase~SPTR: Bifunctional protein folD;~IMG reference gene:2504107993~PFAM: Tetrahydrofolate dehydrogenase/cyclohydrolase, NAD(P)-binding domain; Tetrahydrofolate dehydrogenase/cyclohydrolase, catalytic domain) — MTLIDGKAVSTQIKKEIAEEVKEIVAKGGKRPHLAAILVGHDGGSETYVASKVKACEACGFKSSLIRYEEDVTEKELLQKVEDLNKDADVDGFIVQLPLPKHISEQKVIEAIDYRKDVDGFHPINVGRLSIGLPCYISATPNGILELLRRYKIETSGKKCVVLGRSNIVGKPMAALMMQKAYPGNATVTVCHSRTANIAEECKTADIIIAALGQPEFVKAEMVKEGAVVIDVGTTRLPSTKTKSGFKLHGDVDFENVAPKCSFITPVPGGVGPMTIVSLMRNTLLAGKKEIYK; from the coding sequence ATGACACTTATTGATGGAAAAGCAGTTTCTACACAAATAAAAAAAGAAATTGCTGAGGAAGTAAAAGAAATAGTTGCAAAGGGTGGTAAACGCCCTCATCTTGCTGCAATTCTTGTAGGACATGATGGAGGTAGTGAAACTTATGTTGCATCTAAAGTAAAAGCTTGTGAAGCCTGTGGCTTTAAATCATCACTGATTCGATATGAAGAAGACGTTACAGAAAAAGAACTTCTTCAAAAGGTAGAAGATTTAAATAAAGATGCTGATGTAGATGGATTCATCGTTCAGCTACCTTTACCAAAACATATCTCTGAACAAAAAGTGATTGAAGCTATTGATTACCGGAAAGATGTAGATGGCTTCCACCCCATCAATGTAGGTCGATTATCTATTGGATTACCTTGCTATATATCTGCAACTCCCAATGGGATCTTAGAGTTACTCAGAAGATATAAAATTGAAACTTCGGGTAAAAAATGCGTCGTTTTGGGAAGAAGCAATATTGTAGGTAAACCTATGGCTGCTCTCATGATGCAAAAAGCATATCCTGGCAATGCTACAGTAACTGTATGCCACAGTCGTACAGCAAACATTGCAGAAGAATGTAAAACAGCAGATATCATTATTGCAGCTCTTGGACAACCAGAGTTTGTAAAAGCAGAAATGGTTAAAGAAGGAGCAGTAGTTATTGATGTAGGTACAACAAGATTACCTTCTACTAAAACTAAATCTGGATTCAAACTTCATGGAGATGTCGATTTCGAGAATGTTGCACCCAAATGCTCATTTATAACTCCAGTTCCGGGAGGGGTTGGTCCGATGACAATTGTTTCACTAATGCGAAACACGCTCCTTGCAGGGAAAAAAGAGATATACAAATAA